In the Neodiprion virginianus isolate iyNeoVirg1 chromosome 2, iyNeoVirg1.1, whole genome shotgun sequence genome, TTTGCACGTTATCTAAAATGCTATCACTGATATTTGGTGGAAATTTTGGGTTCTACGAAAatttcggtaaaacagcaaCTTTTGTCTGTCTTGTATGTAACTTGTTCCATAATATCACGCAGAGTTCTGTTTTGATTCCGATATCTTGCTCCGGAAAATATCTgcaaattttatgtaaaaatggGAATCCAATGTCAtgtaaataatcaaaataaaatcataaatGATCAGAGTTGATACTGAATTTATCAGAATCTTGCAGATATTTATTCGAAAGTAGGGTGAAGTATTTTTCTAGTATAGGAACTGCAGACGCCAAGTTTTCGGCAAACATGTTTAATTTCTTCTATATTTCTGgtatattctttttcttccttctatTCAGATAACATAAAGCAAATAGTAATTGTTATccaattcaatttaaaaaatcaattgtgCCActgaaatgataaaatttttacaaatttatcaaaaaagaTTTGTTGCTTGAGTAGCGATGCACGCTTTTCCATTAAATAACtttcaataattgaaaacaGAGAATTTCTTGCGTTTAGTTATGTCCCGTTGTTTTCACGGCACCATTaacttttcaaacttattATGAAACTGAATTTGTTAGGACGTTCCATGTAACGGTTTTCGAGAATGTATAGCGCAAAATCTATGTGCAGGCGTTGCccatggtgaaaaaattttttccagttATTTCGAACGCTTTTCTTAAATACGAtaaagttataaaatttaaaaatatgaataaaataacacCTTCTttagaaaacaatttattgattattaattttttttataacgcaCTCCTGTAGTAGAAACATATATAGTATGCATTAAGTTTTTTCCGAACAAAATATTCAGAAACAAGgtaaaagaattcaaaaacaCATTTCCCGTTTAATTCAGAAATTTTAGTAATATCTCGAGAAAACTATCAATTCATAAAGGTTCTTAGAGAAATGAACCATGTGAAAAGTGTTCGAAGATTAAGCTAAGATTCAATCGACTCAAATCtttcttaaaaaattgacCAACGACGATAGATTGGGGTTAACTAATTTAAACGTGACATCGGCGTGTTCGGAGCAAAGTATATGTTGGTGTCAAATGAGATTaagtgtatgtatatgtaattatgtatacataccatatatttttcactcgacgaataaaaaatacggtATTCCGGCTTGCCTTAGGCTTTGCAAGCGATATCCAACGCCCTTCAGTTTCCTGTAGGACTCGTTTCATTCCCGTAACCATTATGCGCAACCTGCAGCTATTCTCAGAgcgaatacaaaaaaatattcatagcACTGCAATTCGGCGTTGGATATACTGGACTTTTTTCTACTGTTCACATTTAATTAATAAAGTGGCTTTTCCTCCCGTATGTTTATCTACATTGACCTAATATTACATAATGGATGTTCAACAGCTTGCACAACGTATTCCATGCTTGGatgtttttaaattcgtcTAAAACGAACAATTGAACGCGATTTGTGGCTTCGTATTTCTCTAACCTCGCCCACATGAAGTGtagcaatatttatttttgtttttaacccACTGTTAAGACTGATATTTTCACCTCggaatattatattatatacgaaGGGGGTCTAGCTCAACTCGACTACCTTCCAGACCTCAcacatttgattttttttctttgtctggGTTTCGGAGTTTCCAGCAATCccaattttgatgaaatacaATTGAATCTGCTCACCAGTCGAAAAGCCGTACCGtactgaatgaaaaatatgaaaaaaacgatACAACATTCATCAGCTGAAATTCTCAGCAAGAAAACATGACGTTTTTACTCCCTGCAAAATGTATCTCTTAACTAAGAGTTTGacattttttgctttttcaagTAGACcctacaaaataaaaaaaaaattaagaaatttaaGAATGttgaacttttcaaaatattgacaTTTCTCTAtgcgtgattgaaaatttttaattttttttacctcaagttagattcaataaaaatcaacACGATGTTTTAATTGCAAGATATCGAGTAAAAATTCTTAAActcaaaacatttttttttgttgaaaactCCGAAACTGAACCCGAAAAACTCTTGGAAATTATTAGCGGAGGTACTTGCGcgtagtttaaaaaaataacaaaggtaaaaaaaatttggtgaCTTGAGATCCGGAGGATGGTGAAGCTGATTTTCAATATAACGTCACTTTCCACGAAGATTGCATTTCTCGCGCCTCTAACGAATGTACAAATTGTACAAGCtaacgaggttgaagttagtgaCGTTACcctaacgaaacattggggaaaaaaccactgttttcttaattttacaatgatatCGAAGGAAccaagatttcgaaatacgagtgtgttttgttttattacgattTATTGAATTCCAAGCAATtccaaaattgcgaaataacggtttttcttCGGCATgcatcgttacgataacgttactaacttcgatACGATATAAGCTAAGTATAAATGCATCAGAGCATCAATAGAAACCGTTGGGAAGACTATAAAGCGTGCTAGGCGTGTCGCTTCCCGCAGTAAATAATCAGAGGGTgcggtgttttttttattgtgttGTGCGCCCACTATCAAGGCATGTTACacatgtatacctgtataccAGGTGGCAGAATAGCGTATATCGAGCACGAACAAAAAGTTCGTAACTCAcaggaagaaagaaacaagGACAGTGCGAGGAAAAATCAGGCTATTCCAAATCTACTGGAAATTATCTTCCTTGTAACTGCTTTCGTTTATTGCAATGGAATTTCTGATCAATTTAACGCTAGTCAATGAAAGTTACTCGTATTTAAaagttgaattgaaaatttgaaaatcttccGCCGCTTCTGTTTTCTATCGTTATAAGCCAGAGGAAGTAACAATGACTATCGTAGATCACAGATCACATCGTAATTGATCGACAATaacaattgattgattttataaatcggtattttttcttgttcgcgattttgaatttatttctgaCAGTAAAACAATCATTATacctaaaaaacaaaaaaacttcGCTACTGTACATGCAGTCTCAATCTTTCGATCTATATAAAgtcgaaacgaaaaattaaaaacgacggttgtacaaaaaaatatagaaaaatgaCGAGTTTCACTCaaagtttataaaataaatcgatgGAGATGTTGCAAAATAATTTAGATTTCTTTTATCGTGTATAATTCCTCTAGTATTCTACAAATTAgtcaccattttttttcatggaGATATACGGTACCCAATTGTAACATTTCACTATATGTGTGAGTTGATTTGTAATAGTATAATTAGAATTGACAGAATCACAGATTACTTTCCAAACTTCACTTATTGTCAGCGATAGAAAGAAACTGGACTAAAGTTATCGAttacaaaaaagtaaaataaaaaggaaggaaaaaacacCGCTTGGTATTCGGCCTGTATCTGTATCTAACTCTAATTCCCCGCAGTTGGATTTGCGCAGCTCTTTAAACCGGCTGGATTTTTCCAGATTTTGCATCGCCGAGGCTTCGGGCTTAACAATTAACCCAACCGGGTATCTTTCGTTCCGTTCTAGTATTGTCAAAGCTACAGGTATAACACTTATATTATATCTATGGTCATCACTGCGAACAGTGTTCAGAGTGTGACGCTCTTCAGCTTCGCGGTGTAGGTGAGATCAGAAATTTAGAGTCCCTCTGTTGCGTGGGTCGCTCTGCCTTTTCTACATTGTTCTACACGAGCCTCTTACACGTCGGTGTATGAAGTATGCGTTATATTCCGTGGTCTGTGGACAGGTCCCAAGTTGCGTAATACGGTAATCCTTCAATTTACAACCAATTGACCTCGATGTACACGTTTCTATGAAGGGAAGTTCAACAATTACCATTCAACGGAAGATGTACAGGGTGTTGTGAAATTCGGTAGCATCGTACTTCTGAACTGGAATCTGCAGTTTTTCGATTGGTCGATATTTATTCAGTGTATTTTTGCACTTACAtggaaggtatcccaggtcgatctcaccgatttcatttcttttgtaatatgttgcagtagactaaaaactaagcgacacgtatttttttttatctgccattaaacacttttaACGGGGTGAAACCACCCGCCAAAGTGAGACATGTCAAGTGGtgatttggcagtttttttttctttttttttttgtactagagaaaatttttccagttggattggttaaaaaatattatgttctgtgggtgaaactgccaaagCGACCCTTGACATGCTTTATTtcggagggtggtttcacccctttaaagtgtttaatggcagataaaaaaaatacgtatcgcTTAGGTTTTAGTCTATTAtgacatattacaaaagaaatcaaatcggagaaatcAACCCTGGATACCTTCCTTGCTAGTTGCATCCGTCTCGTATAGTCGGCTGTGTAATACGGGTGCTTGAAGTCCTGCGAAATCCTTTGAGTTTCGAGTGACATTTTGTAAATCCCGAAGTTTTGTGAAATATCGTCAAGTCCCGTGAAGTCAtgcatcaaatattataaaatactgTGAAATTTTGGCAAACTCTTATTAAATGTTATTAAGTACTCCGTGACATCCCTTGAACTTCCAAGGAGTTTCAAACAATTCGTTAAAGTTCTTAAAGTCTAAGGAATTAGACTTTCATGTGGTTATCATTAGGAGAACAACCCCCTGAAAACTTATGCGGTGACTTGAGGTCCTACAAAGTCTTGCAAACTTtgggaaattttcaattttgcgaCATATTTTTGAATGCAATGTGCGTCAAATTTCGAAGTTTTCTGTACTCATGCGAAATTACGTCAGGTCCCATAACATCTGGGAAAGGTTTTGGGACCTTACACGAACTTTTCGAATTGTCAATGCAACTTTTCTAGCGCATAACTTTTGACGGTAAAACTGATGATTTGGCTGATTCATTTCAGGAAAGATTGGTCTCTTCTATTTGATATTCTACGGTGTCCTTGCTGCTCTGGTTGCGATCTGCTTTTGGGTCTTCTTTCAAACCTTGGACCCGAGAATACCGACATGGCAGTTGGATAGATCCATAATTGGCACAAATCCAGGTAAGCTAGTATCGCCATGCAGCATCAAAAGcttttcagatattttcaacATGAACGCAAAAATTGACATCGGTCCCGGCATATTACCATTCAAACTATAGTAACAACGTTtcgaaacatttcaaaatattttgaaacatcTCACACAAATCCGATATCTTATCAGCGGTTCTTGTGCCTATAAACATTATGTAAACATGTAAACTAAATCaacagaaatatttattccaaaatttacACGCTGTAGAGACTTATGACAACCAAACTGTGAACATGGTTCTCACAAAATGGCTTTGCGCTGGATAATAAAGCTGATCGCTTAAGCTTCGCTTTTAGCTAAATTGAACATGACTGAACAGATAACTTTGTGCCAACGATTACTCTTTTATTTTGCTACATTGCATCACTAAAGAGTGAAATGTGAATTAAAAACgacttttaaaattaaatacgaCACGGTTAGCGCGACCAATATTCTGCCCTCGGGAGGCTTATGCCCACATTTTAGATGTTGAAGCAAATTACGTAATTAAAGAAAGATTGTTACATTAAATAATCGcaatgaatttgaatgaaGTTTGACTATCGAAATGTGTAAAAGTCTCGTTCGTAACGTTGGCGACAAGATTTCATGGTCAATTGCACACACAGATGTAATTTACCAAAGCTTGTTGCTCGTCGCAGCAATTATAGACTGTAAAACGCCGCTTTGATAATCATCCTTTATCACATTAATTAAATAATGTACAAACGATTCATTCGTTATCATAATAATGTAAATTCACCAGCGTGAGATTACATCTGAATAAATATTGCGAAAGTTTAGGTATCATAATTTAATCATAACATAATTAATACCACGATTGAATCCCTAAGGTGAAGGGAtcagtaaaaattcacataccTACATCGGGCGGAAAGTGGAAACGAGGTACCTCAGCGCCTGCAGATAGGCAACCGGGCGTTACATTTTCGATCTTGAGATGGCAAATTGTAACTCGGGTTGCCTATGTGTAGGCGCTGAGATGACTTGTTTCCATGTTCAGACCCGGTAGATAcctattttcgttttcaaaataaaagcTGAACTTGTGATCTTTTTGGTGTCAgtagtacaataatttttccttaaggaaaaaaaggaaaaatcaaaacagtttttttttttttccttcctctgATTATCAATCATCCTTATAACTAATATATATGTGTCGGTGAAACACTACATTTTTCCTATATTTCAGGCCTAGGCTTCAGACCAATGCCACCAAGTGAGAACGTTGAAAGTACGTTGATATGGTACAAGGGAACGGATCGCAGCAATTATGCTCACTGGGTGGACTCGTTGGAACAATTTTTGGAAGGTAAGACATCGAAATCATCTGCTTTAGTgtttattcattattcattatcCCAACAGGCGTAACGTTTTTTCTTCCTGTCAACTCCTCGCTCTTCcttttctcacaatcagaagAAAGTGAATAAGGGAAATTGTTAGACTCACCGCAAAACTAGAAAGTTGAGTTGTCACTAGATTACAACGTTTTAAGGTCTAGACAGACGCGTCTCATATTCAAATGACAAAATCAAGCAAAATAATGGAATATTAAATTTGTTAATGTTTTATGAGTTTGAACGGATCCGAGCGGAAAGTTCTTAGGCTGGCTCATCGAGGTCAACAAAATTACTCACTTGTATTTTTGTCTTATATCTTCAAAGAGGGTTTCGTTTTACTTATCATGTGTTACGTTTCTTCCAACAACGCAGACTTGTTTGTTTTCTGGTTTTGTTGGTTGAAACATTAGAAGAACGACTGAATTACGTTGTTTGATCTAACCAGTTTGAAATACTGGTTTTCATTTAATCTGCTGCCATCTCCACctgtttttttatattctagATAATTTACGATACGTCATATTTTATGACGAGTATGTCGCAAATGTTATTTGTTCAAGGTTCTtacatgaaatgaaaaaatggataGTCGAGTTTAAAGAGATGTATTGGATCCTCCTGTTTTACCTTCAAGATCATATGATCgtattatatacttttttcgTCTCCtatgcaatgaaattttttcaaattctggaTCATGATAGGATTTATCATCACGCTTGTGTATTAATGAGAAAAAGTTTAGAAAATTAATGGGCATACTCACGTACTCGCACCTGAATTCTCCTCATTTTGATGTGAGGTactgtatacctatacaattgaaaattatatgtCTAGTATATTTCATAGAATTACCGATTTATTCTCAGTGACGACAGGACTGAGAACATAAATTCTGTATTTTCCGAAAGTTTGAAGTGATAATGTGAGAGTTAAAAAGTGctatttttgttaatattaGAGGCTATACGTCACAATGCAAAAAAAGGACATAATAGCCGAATTCTTTGTACATTTCCGAACAAGAACATACCGATATATTTCGACtttaagtaaaaataaaaatacggcATGAAAAGTACAGACCGTGATCgtgatttcttatttttcatggtaattctttatttttgtatttagtGTGTTCCTGTTCAGAATTGCATATAtgtagaatacagctcgcATACCCTGTTTCGCATTGCGATGCATAGTCTCTGATGATGACCAAAATGAAAGACATTTAATGCAGTCCGTAAGAACTGACTATAGGCACGTCCTTAAAGACGAATTAGTGTAACGGATGCTTACCTCAGTTTACAGGAAGCCTGGTTTGACTCCCGGTAGAGGTGCCAATATCCACAACTGCGATTTTGATCAACTTCCGTCACCGGGGCAAGTATGCGAcgttgatataaaaaattgggACCCCTGCACGAAGGAGAACAATTACAACTACCACAAATCGGCTCCGTGTGTTTTCTTGAAGCTGAACAAGGTCAATATTGGCGACTTTgtgatcgaaaaattaaaagccaGCTGCTGAAACTTGTTCATAATTTCACAGAATTCGATATCCGTTCCAGATTTACGGATGGAGGCCGGATTATTACAACGACACTAAATCACTGCCTGAGAAAATGCCACGTGACCTAAAAGAACATATAGTTGacttggaaaagaaaaatgcactCGAATTGAATACAATTTGGGTAAGCTGCGAAGGTGAAAATCCCGCCGACATGGAGAATATTGGCCCGGTTAAAGTTCTACCGAGACGTGGATTTCCGGGTTACTTTTATCCTTTTGAGAATTCCGAAGGATACCTCAGCCCTCTGGTTGCCATCCACTTCGAAAGACCTCGAAGTGAGTATAAATTTAGCAATTTTACATCGGGTCGTTTCGTGGAAATGTTTATAATAGGATAAATTAGTCTGCGTTCGTACAATTTGGAGTAAATTTTACCGTTCGAAATTGCTTCATTGGTCACGATTGGACGAAATAAGGAGTCTGTCAATCTGGACCGCTGTGAGAAATATCTACCGGTAAACTGTACTTTCAGTTGCTGAAATGTAGGCGGATCTTGGTATTTATCttaaattgcataaatgcTGGTGGATTTTGACCAATTACACCATGGTAAATTGGtccaaattttcataaaataacCCGGCACGTACGAACAACattccattaatttttttttctttgtatttaCAGCTggaattttaataaatgtTGAGTGCAAGGCGTGGGCTCGCAACATAAAACATGATCGTGTTTCTGGAATGGGAGCTGTGCACTTTGAGCTCATGATTGATTAGTCAATCAAAGAATATTTATGCGAAGAATCTCAAATTATACCtccccttttttttatttcgaaatatcCCAATGCCGGCTAACAAGGTGAAAAGAAATACGAGAGTATAGCATCAGTAGTTTATTGACTGTTTACAATTCGCATAAAAACTGATTAAAGTGCCTTTTAATTATCACACTATAAGTGACAAGGAGAGGTGGAAAATATAAGGACTTAAAACTCTCTTGAACCAAACTTGAATTTGGTTTTATGCcttacaaataaatattactattgttactattattatcacttCTGTTAATAATATTAGTAGATTAGCAATTAAACTACGTTGGAAATACGTATGACAAACAACATATTGTGTTCTTCTACACGCGGAGTGCCTTTCTCATAGTTTATGATAGTCATATGAtaacgtataaaaataattaatataatcgCGTCAAATTGTTCAAGGAGTATTTTCATTCATACAAGTCGAAATTTTAACGgtatatgataataataatacccaCATACATTATCGTTAATAgtaatttacattatttaataatacattttatgattattataatatgataataatattgtatattgCTTCTATGCGCGCATGACGAGTGTGCGAGTCTTAGACAGTGTATGTATCtgtgtttgaaatattttgctaATATATACTGGCCTTAGAGCAAACTGATGTAACGAGCGTAATAAACGCGTGAAAGTCTAGATGTGAGGAAgaatacaaatttcaacaCAGTCATATACCAAAATACACGACATCTGAGCTACACTTGGTTCATGAtctcaaaattgtttttcctcCAAACATTCATAATTACCAGAAAGCGACGTCGAAAAAAactgagaaaagaaaagataattCTCATTTGACCCCTTTATCTATTCTCATTCCTTAAGATCTGGCATTCAATATTCGCAATATGTATAGACTGcacaaaaatcaattaaattatgtataaaactCAATTTCGTGAAAATCTACAAATAAAACTCTCCTTTGTGTAATTTTCACTTGAATAAATATCCTTATGTATACATTTCAAAGTGTAGGAAAATTGGAAAGTTTGCAAAGACAGCACtcacttggaaaaaaaaaaaaaaaaaattgaaaacaaattgaaaacaaatgttTTCCTATTATCGTGCGCAAACTTCGATTTTGCGCACTCATTTGCATTCGCAAAGTGGCACTTTCCCATACGCTGAGAAGAGCGTGCGGGAATGTAGTACACACATTCGTTGCGCGAAGGCCGCTGGCTCGAGCGTCGGTTTGTTTACATCCCGCCGTATTTGTCTTCTTTGATAGACCTGTCGAAACGTGCGTTCTACgttctgtattttttcaaagaacgcGAAAGTTATCATTCGCTTCGCATACGCTCTTTCGAAAGAACACCGTCAAGTGAGCgctgataaaaatgaatagtGTACAAAGttcgtgtaaatatataacgtgtagaagtgaaatttttttcaatctaataaatttatattagtttttttaatttacttttttttggtcaGGGGGCttactccccccccccccccccctccccctttccATGCGCCCCTGCGCCACCACTCTATGCATCACAAccttttataataattatatggGTCGAACTTTGCGCAACTTAATAGGAAAAATAGTATACGATACTCGTACGCTGTGTAGGTGTACCCACACTCGATCTTCTGTCGCCCTCGCTGTGCTCGTACGACAAACTCCGCTCGTGCAAAAATCACCTACTTTGCACACCCGTATCGTGGTGTGCTATTTTCTCAAGAACTTAAAATTCAAATGGTGATTGGTGAATAGGGTGACACAGTTCAACTTGTCAGTTTGCATAGACCGAATAACACTAGATTTACTTGTTTTCGTGAGTTATTTTGAAAGTAATTATACAAACAAGAATCGATGATAAATACCGTGATAACGATAAGTAGAGTGTAGCTTACGGTACAAACTAGAAATCGCCTACACATAAGCAACCGGTGTTACGGTTATAGGACGATAATTTTAATTGCCTACAAACAGGCGCACCGGACCTGTATCGTGCAGCTGCCAAAAAAACTGGTTTTACTACCGTAACTATTGGTGTAAATTTCTCTAACACGAAGacgcttaattttttttatattcgtaccattattttcatacctCACGGTGAATTCGTCTGTTCCATGCCTATTGGGATCCAACATATGAGCGTGCTTGGAGCCATATGGTGTCGCAGTACCAGATAATGAGCTGATGGTTTTAACAGAACTGCATAAAGGTGAAGGAATGGAGAACTCTATTCAAGCGGTTAAATTCATGTTTGGTTGTATTAATGGTTACCCTACTGCATGACCGATTTCGAAACACGctaatttttagaaattaatTTCGGAAAACCTGGTACAatatcaatgatttttttatatcaactcAT is a window encoding:
- the LOC124297492 gene encoding sodium/potassium-transporting ATPase subunit beta-2-like, translated to MTMKDTKHVNTESTNLYERPPSLSTGQSIKTFLYNRTTGAVMGRTASSWGKIGLFYLIFYGVLAALVAICFWVFFQTLDPRIPTWQLDRSIIGTNPGLGFRPMPPSENVESTLIWYKGTDRSNYAHWVDSLEQFLEVYRKPGLTPGRGANIHNCDFDQLPSPGQVCDVDIKNWDPCTKENNYNYHKSAPCVFLKLNKIYGWRPDYYNDTKSLPEKMPRDLKEHIVDLEKKNALELNTIWVSCEGENPADMENIGPVKVLPRRGFPGYFYPFENSEGYLSPLVAIHFERPRTGILINVECKAWARNIKHDRVSGMGAVHFELMID